GAATATGGAGGCCGTGTGGAGCTTGCAAAGGCTTATTACAAGGGGCTGAGTGATTCTCTTGTGAAGAACTTCAATGGGAGCGGGCTTATTTCTAGCATGCAACAATGCAATGACTTCTTCTTCCTTGGGACAAAGCAAATCTCTATGGGAAGAGCTGGTAAGAAAGTCTAAATAAATTGGTCTTAGTCTTGTGTACAacctatattttcattttaaaagtACCACATGAAATTCTTAATGAGATCATTCATGGATTATACTGTTTTTGCAACTTGCAGGAGATGATTTTTGGTTCCAGGATCCAAGTGGAGATCCTATGGGAGTTTACTGGTTACAAGGTGTGCATATGATCCACTGTTCCTACAACAGCATGTGGATGGGTCAGATGATAGTCCCTGATTGGGATATGTTCCAATCAGACCATCTGTGTGCCAAATATCATGCTGGATCCAGGGCTATCTGTGGAGGTCCAGTGTATTTAAGTGACTACGTCGGTAGCCATGATTTCGATCTCATAAAGAAGCTTGTTCACCCAGATGGTACCATTCCCAAGTGCCAGAACTTTGCCCTTCCAACAAGGGACTGCCTCTTCAAAAACCCTTTATTTGACAACAAGACTGTTCTCAAAATTTGGAACTTGAACAAGGTATATTGTGCCACTCAATGTTACTTAAGTTTGGTATATCTTTGTTGGCTTGCTTGTTTATGTCCTTTCCCACATTCGATCGTtaaatgttttgattttttttatacttgttTCATAGTATGGTGGAGTGATTGGAGGGTTCAACTGCCAAGGGGCTGGTTGGGACCCCAAGGAGCACAGGATCAAAGGCTATCCAGATTGCTACAAGCCAATCTTTTGTTCAGTGCATGTTTCTGATATTGAATGGGACCAAAACATAGAAGCAGCCTATTTGGGCAAGGCTGAAGAGTACCTGGTCTATCTCAACCAGGCTGATGAGCTGCGCCTTGTGACTCCAAAATCTGCTGCAATTCAAAGCACTCTCCAGCCGTCTTCGTTCGAGCTTTTCACCTTTGTGCCAGTCCAAAAGCTCAGCGATAGAATCAAATTCGCGCCAATTGGACTTACAAACATGTTCAACAGTGGAGGAACCGTCCAAGAGTTGGAGTACGAAAGTGAGGGTGAGTTTAGTGCCAAGATGAAGGTTAAAGGAGGAGGCAATTTCTTGGCCTACTCAAGTGGATGTCCAAAGAAATGTTATTTGAACGGTGCTGAGGTGGCTTTCGAGTGGTCCGAGGGCAAACTGAACTTGAGTCTTCCTTGGGTTGAAGAAGCTGCTGGCATTTCTGAGTtgggttttgtgttttgattTTAGATGCTACTGAATTacttccttttcattttctcattttgtGGGACTGAACTTGGCACTTTTGCAGTTAGGAAAATATGGAAGAATGTATCTCCATATTCATCctctttattaaatgtataGTCTCTAAAGATTGATTAATATAAATTCACCCCCCTTTaacttaaatataattaataccacaaatagaaaatacaaCGAATCATCGAAATACGGTGAATCATAAAACATACAATGAAATGAATCATCATTGTTTAACCTTCCATCTGTTATACATCACTTGTTTTCATCTCGAACCATCTCTTATTATGTGTACGTAgtcggattctagttgcattATTTGTGTATGCATGCAGACAAATAAGATCGTTGGccattaaaatatatatgtctagaaacaaattaatttgttaACCTTAAGTTGATCGACGAAACCATCCACAGTTATATCTGTTTTCAAATTGCGGCCAGAGAAAGATCAGATCGATCACTACAGCCTTATgtgataattttgtaattttgtagcgcgtcagggaaaaaaaaaacaagaaaacaatataAACGTTATTTAAGGCCATCTTTTGCATTGTGATGATTTAAGATCATGTATTGAGCAAAGCTTTAAATCTGAATCTCCATCTCTCTTAACTGCACTCTTTGATCATACATTCATTCCGAGACCAATCCGATGGTTGCAGTTGAAGAGATGGAGCTCTCTTCAGAGCAAAGCACGTCCACCCAACTGGTCACAAGCAAGAAGGGTGGCCTTAGAACCATGCCTTGTATCATCTGTATGTGAAATCTCCTGTTAAAAGTGTTTGATATTAACTTACTAACGAATTAGCGTTTGAGTATATATGTATTTCTACTTTGAGAAGCAAAAGTTTATGTGAATTTCATACGTGCAGCAAACGAGGCATTGGAAAGGGTTGCAAGCATTGGGCTTCATGCAAATATGATCTTGTACTTGTTATATGAATATAACATGGATGCCGCCACCGGAGCTAGTATCTTGTTCTTGTGGTCAGCCATATCGAACTTTACGCCTATCGTCGGGGCTTTTCTCTCCGATTCTCACTTGGGTCGCTTTGGTACTATCGCATGGGGATCAGTTGTTAGCCTGCTTGTAAGAAAATTTGCTCAACTTCTCCATACaattagtaattttttttattttataccagatttatgaaattatttgcAGGGGACGACTATGTTATGGTCAACAGCAATAATTCCACATGCAAGACCAGTCCATTGCAACAAcccattaaaagaaaattgtgtCTCTGCAAACACAGCCCAACTGATGCTTCTGCTTGCATCATTTGGTCTCCAGTCGATTGGGTCTGGTGCGATCAAGCCATGCTCAATGGCCTTTGGAGCAGACCAGATGGACAAGGCAGACAACCCCAAGAATGAAAGGGTTTTACAGAGCTTCTTCAATTGGTACTATGCTTCAGTTGGAGTCTGTGTCATGTTTTCAGTGACAGCCATAATTTATGTTCAAACGCAATTTGGTTGGGTTGTGGGTTTTGGGATTCCTGTAGGCCTCATGTTCTTGTCCGctcttctatttttcttgGGATCTTCCCTTTATGTTAAAGTGCCTCCAAACAAGAACTTGTCTGCTGGCCTTGTTCAAGTGATTGCGGCTGCTTGGAAAAACAGACACTTGGCGTTGCCAGTGTCACCAAAGAATTTTGATGCATGGCATTGTATCAAAAGTTCAAAGTTTGCCACTCCAACGGATAATTTAAGGTATATGCTCATGTTAAAATACTATATAGTATATTACTCAGGCTTAGCTATGATATTTTATATGAACACGTAAATGATCTTTATATGTTCGACATACATGTCACCAGAGAAATATAATCGACTCATACAATAATATTACTTGTGGCTTAAGTTTGCTGTCAATgacttcatttcttttgatTACATAGGCACGAATCAAATTCTTAACCTATCCTGATATTAATTTGTCTGGCCTCTCTCATCCACTTAGTCTAATTTGCAAATCTTTGGCTCCTTTTTTTAAGGTGCCTAAATAAGGCTTGCATGATCAGAAGTCCTGAGCAGGACATAGCTTCTGATGGGTTGGCCAACGATCCATGGAGTTTGTGCACTGTAAGACAAGTACAAGAGCTGAAAGCACTGATCAGAATCCTGCCCATTTGGTCTACTGGCATTATAATAGCGATGACAACCACTCAACACTCATTCGCTGTGCTCCAAGCAAACGCCATGGACAGGCACATCCTGGGCAAAATCCAAATCCCAGCAGCCTCCCTTTCCACGTTTGCCGTTCTCACCCTGGTAATATGGGTGGCCATCTACGACCGGATACTAGTCCCGTTGGTGGCCAAGTACACAAAAAGACCGCGTGGGTTTACCTTCAAGCAAAGAATAGGGGCAGGACTAGTAATCTCTTGTTTGGCCACAGCTGTGGCAGCAGAGGTTGCAAggcagagaagaaaaatagcaaTTGAGGCGGGTTTTCTGAGCAACCCAGGGGGTATAGTGAGCATGTCTGCCATGTGGTTGGTGCTACAGTACTGCCTGTCTGGACTTTCAGAGGCTTTGAATTCAATTGGGCAGCTAGAATTCTACTACTCTCAGTTCCCAAAGAGCATGTCCAGTATTGCAATGGCTCTTTTGTCATTTGGGGGTGCATTTGGGAGCTTGCTTGGGAGTTTGGTTGTGAACATTGTGGATGATGTGACCAAAAAAGATGGTGTGAGTTGGGTTTCAAAAAACCTCAACAAGGGTCACTATGATTATTACTATTGGCTTCTTACTGTTTTGAATGTGGTAAATGTCTTCTACTTTTTACTGTGTGGTTGGTTATATGGGCCTTGTGAAGACAAAAATAATTgggatgaggaagaagaaggcatgaaagagatggaagagaTGGAAAAATTGTCGATCAAGTCCGGCGAGTATGCGGTTGTCTACTCATCAGCTTGATTTAGCTCATCATGtgttttttcttatattttccTTTGAAGCACATCAGTAAAACTTGCTGAGCATAAAATGTATAGACTTACACAGATGTCAATCCAATGAGTTTTATGCTTTGAGAAATGAATCTACAAATGGTTTGTgtatttgaattaaaattaaatttgttttccaACTTGTCTTTGAGAAAATTCCAGGAAGCCAAATTGAAACTCAATCACTTTAAGACATAGTTGCTGAAGTAACTTTGTTTAGTAATTTTAACCAAGTGGTTTGGCACCCGTCATCTAAAAATAATTTCCTTAATGCCCAAGGAATTGTGGCCACAGAAGGATCAGCTCGAGGATTATAGTCTTCAGAGTTGAAAATTTGACAGAATAATGAATCTGATGGATGGGGATCATCAGCTTAGGGTTGGTTTGGTTGCCTGCAATTAGCTAGTGACATCAGA
Above is a genomic segment from Prunus dulcis chromosome 7, ALMONDv2, whole genome shotgun sequence containing:
- the LOC117635516 gene encoding protein NRT1/ PTR FAMILY 1.1-like — its product is MELSSEQSTSTQLVTSKKGGLRTMPCIISNEALERVASIGLHANMILYLLYEYNMDAATGASILFLWSAISNFTPIVGAFLSDSHLGRFGTIAWGSVVSLLGTTMLWSTAIIPHARPVHCNNPLKENCVSANTAQLMLLLASFGLQSIGSGAIKPCSMAFGADQMDKADNPKNERVLQSFFNWYYASVGVCVMFSVTAIIYVQTQFGWVVGFGIPVGLMFLSALLFFLGSSLYVKVPPNKNLSAGLVQVIAAAWKNRHLALPVSPKNFDAWHCIKSSKFATPTDNLRCLNKACMIRSPEQDIASDGLANDPWSLCTVRQVQELKALIRILPIWSTGIIIAMTTTQHSFAVLQANAMDRHILGKIQIPAASLSTFAVLTLVIWVAIYDRILVPLVAKYTKRPRGFTFKQRIGAGLVISCLATAVAAEVARQRRKIAIEAGFLSNPGGIVSMSAMWLVLQYCLSGLSEALNSIGQLEFYYSQFPKSMSSIAMALLSFGGAFGSLLGSLVVNIVDDVTKKDGVSWVSKNLNKGHYDYYYWLLTVLNVVNVFYFLLCGWLYGPCEDKNNWDEEEEGMKEMEEMEKLSIKSGEYAVVYSSA